From one Cupriavidus basilensis genomic stretch:
- a CDS encoding TetR/AcrR family transcriptional regulator, whose translation MAIEHFTRNGFSGSTRELAKQIGVTQPLLYRYFENKEALIDRVYNEVFQWRREWERQIADRSVPLVERLPAFYVDYASVILREEWIRIFIFAGLTREGINNKYLSKLRNRVFLPVLAEVRAEFGIGEPRNAAELEAEIEMIWSLHASIFYLGLRRWVYGLKVPVDIDAAVRQQVDMFLNGAPAAMRKLRQART comes from the coding sequence ATGGCCATCGAGCACTTCACGCGCAATGGCTTCTCCGGCAGCACGCGTGAACTGGCCAAGCAGATCGGTGTGACCCAGCCGCTGCTGTACCGCTACTTCGAAAACAAGGAAGCGCTGATCGACCGCGTCTACAACGAGGTATTCCAGTGGCGCCGGGAGTGGGAGCGGCAGATTGCCGATCGGTCCGTGCCGCTCGTCGAGCGCCTGCCTGCCTTTTATGTCGACTACGCGTCGGTGATCTTGCGCGAGGAGTGGATCCGGATCTTTATTTTCGCCGGCCTGACGCGGGAAGGGATCAACAACAAGTATCTCAGCAAATTGCGCAACCGAGTCTTCCTCCCGGTGCTGGCCGAGGTGCGGGCCGAGTTCGGCATCGGCGAGCCGCGCAATGCGGCGGAGCTGGAGGCGGAAATCGAGATGATCTGGAGTCTGCATGCGTCGATCTTCTATCTCGGGTTGCGCAGGTGGGTGTATGGTCTGAAGGTACCGGTGGATATTGATGCGGCCGTGCGGCAGCAGGTTGATATGTTCCTTAACGGCGCGCCGGCAGCCATGCGCAAGCTGCGGCAGGCGCGCACCTGA